A region of Pseudomonas sp. Marseille-Q3773 DNA encodes the following proteins:
- the tssA gene encoding type VI secretion system protein TssA produces MNASPLLAAVSADFPCGDDLEYDADFLQLERDAQGRPERVMGDAIQPAEPPQWRDIEQASTALLQRSKDLRITHFLLQANLALHGLPGLAASLELIRDLLGEYWLYLHPQLDAADDNDPTVRVNALAGLTCDTNIALLRDAVLVRSRAFGPVTLRAALHAAGVQHFASEQLSAEELAAALRDADADQLQQCQEALRLAREAVDAIESRVNDQVGSDRGIDLSALRQPLRQVQQVLADSCPDGAGPAPQAVDAPPAEHDDPQPLIASTTSTARPTARPGEVNSREDVQQSLDRLLQYYARHEPSSPLPVLLQRAKKLVNADFATIVRDLIPDGWSQFENLRGPEDN; encoded by the coding sequence GTGAACGCATCGCCGTTGCTCGCCGCTGTTTCCGCTGACTTCCCCTGCGGCGATGATCTCGAATATGACGCCGATTTTCTGCAACTGGAGCGTGACGCCCAGGGCCGCCCCGAGCGCGTCATGGGCGACGCCATCCAGCCTGCCGAACCGCCGCAGTGGCGCGATATCGAGCAAGCCAGCACGGCCTTGCTGCAACGCAGCAAGGACCTGCGCATTACCCATTTCCTGCTGCAGGCCAACCTGGCCCTGCACGGCCTGCCGGGCCTGGCCGCCAGCCTGGAGCTGATCCGCGACCTGCTCGGCGAGTATTGGCTGTACCTGCACCCGCAACTGGATGCCGCGGATGACAACGACCCAACGGTACGCGTCAATGCCCTGGCCGGCCTCACCTGCGACACCAATATCGCGCTGCTGCGCGATGCCGTGCTGGTGCGTTCGCGCGCCTTCGGCCCGGTCACCCTGCGCGCGGCCCTGCACGCCGCAGGCGTACAGCATTTCGCCAGCGAACAGCTCAGCGCCGAGGAACTGGCCGCCGCTCTGCGTGACGCCGACGCCGACCAGTTGCAACAGTGCCAGGAAGCGCTGCGGCTGGCCCGCGAGGCGGTGGACGCCATCGAAAGCCGGGTCAACGACCAGGTCGGCTCGGACCGCGGCATCGACCTGTCGGCCCTGCGCCAGCCGCTGCGCCAGGTGCAGCAGGTGCTGGCTGACTCCTGCCCCGACGGTGCCGGCCCGGCCCCGCAAGCCGTCGACGCGCCCCCCGCCGAGCACGATGACCCGCAGCCGCTGATCGCCAGTACCACCTCGACCGCACGGCCCACTGCCCGCCCTGGCGAAGTCAACAGCCGCGAAGACGTGCAGCAGAGCCTTGACCGCCTGCTGCAGTACTACGCCCGCCACGAGCCGTCGAGCCCGCTGCCGGTGCTGCTGCAGCGGGCGAAGAAACTGGTCAATGCCGATTTCGCAACCATTGTTCGCGACCTGATCCCCGATGGCTGGTCGCAATTCGAGAACCTGCGCGGCCCCGAGGACAACTGA
- the tssJ gene encoding type VI secretion system lipoprotein TssJ, translating into MKAIRLAAALSLVLLGACSKDEAIVPVADKAPASPAVTLYFSAAAGLNPGPGGAPAPVRVRLYELKNSAAFARADYFALAERAQATLGADLIDQDEVLLQPGGQLRLERPLDPATRQVGLVVGYREIDQAQWRSVLPVPPRDYQISLDVRAVRSAVATPQPEPAR; encoded by the coding sequence ATGAAAGCAATACGACTGGCCGCGGCCTTGAGCCTGGTGCTGCTCGGTGCCTGCAGCAAGGACGAGGCCATTGTCCCCGTCGCCGACAAGGCGCCGGCCAGCCCGGCCGTGACCCTCTATTTCAGTGCCGCCGCCGGGCTCAACCCGGGCCCTGGCGGCGCGCCTGCGCCGGTACGCGTGCGCCTGTACGAGCTGAAGAACAGCGCGGCCTTCGCCCGTGCCGATTACTTCGCATTGGCCGAGCGCGCCCAGGCCACCCTCGGCGCCGACCTGATCGACCAGGATGAAGTGCTGCTGCAACCGGGCGGGCAATTGCGCCTCGAACGCCCGCTCGATCCCGCCACTCGCCAGGTCGGGCTGGTGGTCGGTTATCGCGAGATCGACCAGGCCCAATGGCGCAGCGTGCTGCCAGTGCCACCGCGCGACTATCAGATCAGCCTCGATGTGCGCGCCGTGCGCAGCGCCGTGGCCACCCCACAACCTGAACCTGCCCGCTAG
- the tssB gene encoding type VI secretion system contractile sheath small subunit: MAKDSSQKFIARNRAPRVQIEYDVELYGAEKKVQLPFVMGVLSDLAGKPAEPLPAVAERKFLEIDVDNFDSRLKAMKPRVAFNVPNELTGEGNLSLDITFESMDDFSPAAVARKVDALNQLLEARTQLANLLTYMDGKTGAEDIILKAIKDPALLQALASAPKPVDNEPKA; the protein is encoded by the coding sequence GTGGCGAAAGACAGCTCCCAGAAATTCATCGCGCGCAACCGTGCGCCACGGGTGCAGATCGAATATGACGTCGAACTCTACGGCGCCGAGAAGAAAGTCCAGTTGCCGTTCGTCATGGGCGTGCTTTCGGACCTCGCCGGCAAGCCGGCCGAACCGCTGCCAGCAGTGGCCGAGCGCAAGTTCCTGGAAATCGACGTCGACAACTTCGATTCGCGCCTGAAGGCGATGAAGCCCCGCGTGGCCTTCAACGTGCCCAACGAACTGACCGGCGAAGGCAACCTGAGCCTGGACATCACCTTCGAGAGCATGGATGACTTCAGCCCGGCCGCGGTGGCACGCAAGGTCGATGCCCTGAACCAGCTGCTGGAGGCCCGCACCCAGCTGGCCAACCTGCTGACCTACATGGACGGCAAGACCGGTGCCGAGGACATCATCCTCAAGGCGATCAAGGACCCGGCCCTGCTGCAGGCCCTGGCCAGCGCGCCGAAACCCGTCGACAACGAGCCCAAGGCCTGA
- the tssC gene encoding type VI secretion system contractile sheath large subunit: MTDPLRDAQAQPAAATQDPSEFANLLLQEFKPKTERAKEAVESAVRTLAEQALAQTNLVSNDAIGSIEQIIAAIDAKLTAQVNQIIHHNDFQQLESAWRGLHYLVNNTESDEQLKIRVLNVSKTDLHKTLKKFKGTAWDQSPIFKKLYEEEYGQFGGEPYGCLVGDYYFDQSPPDVELLGEMSKICASMHAPFIAAASPTVMGMGSWQELSNPRDLTKIFTTPEYAGWRSLRESEDSRYIGLTMPRFLARLPYGAKTDPVEAFAFEEDTDGADSSKYTWANAAYAMAVNINRSFKYYGWCSRIRGVESGGEVQGLPAHTFPTDDGGVDMKCPTEIAISDRREAELAKNGFMPLLHKKNTDFAAFIGAQSLQKPAEYDDPDATANANLAARLPYLFATCRFAHYLKCIVRDKIGSFKEKDEMQRWLQDWILNYVDGDPAHSTETTKAQHPLAAAEVVVEDVEGNPGYYNSRFYLRPHYQLEGLTVSLRLVSKLPSAKGA, translated from the coding sequence ATGACCGATCCACTGCGCGACGCCCAGGCCCAGCCGGCCGCAGCCACCCAGGACCCGAGCGAGTTCGCCAACCTGCTGCTGCAGGAATTCAAACCCAAGACCGAACGCGCCAAGGAAGCGGTCGAAAGCGCCGTGCGTACCCTGGCCGAGCAGGCCCTGGCGCAGACCAACCTGGTGTCCAACGATGCCATCGGCTCGATCGAGCAGATCATTGCCGCCATCGACGCCAAGCTGACCGCCCAGGTCAACCAGATCATCCATCACAACGACTTCCAGCAGCTGGAAAGCGCCTGGCGCGGCCTGCATTACCTGGTCAACAACACCGAGAGCGACGAGCAGCTGAAGATCCGTGTGCTCAACGTCTCGAAGACCGACCTGCACAAGACCTTGAAGAAATTCAAGGGTACCGCCTGGGACCAAAGCCCGATCTTCAAGAAGCTGTACGAGGAAGAATACGGCCAGTTCGGTGGCGAACCCTACGGCTGCCTGGTCGGCGACTACTACTTCGACCAGTCGCCTCCCGACGTCGAGCTGCTGGGCGAGATGTCGAAGATCTGCGCCTCGATGCACGCGCCGTTCATTGCCGCCGCCTCGCCGACCGTGATGGGCATGGGCTCGTGGCAGGAACTGAGCAACCCACGCGACCTGACCAAGATCTTCACCACTCCGGAATACGCTGGCTGGCGCTCGCTGCGTGAGTCCGAAGACTCGCGCTACATCGGCCTGACCATGCCGCGCTTCCTGGCACGTCTGCCGTACGGCGCCAAGACCGACCCGGTCGAGGCGTTCGCCTTCGAAGAAGACACCGATGGCGCCGACAGCAGCAAGTACACCTGGGCCAACGCCGCCTACGCCATGGCCGTGAACATCAACCGCTCGTTCAAGTACTACGGCTGGTGCTCGCGCATTCGTGGCGTGGAGTCGGGGGGCGAAGTGCAGGGCCTGCCGGCGCACACCTTCCCCACCGACGACGGTGGCGTGGACATGAAGTGCCCGACCGAAATCGCCATTTCCGACCGCCGCGAAGCGGAACTGGCCAAGAATGGCTTCATGCCACTGCTGCACAAGAAGAACACCGACTTCGCGGCCTTCATCGGCGCCCAGTCGCTGCAGAAGCCGGCCGAGTACGACGACCCGGACGCCACCGCCAACGCCAACCTGGCCGCGCGCCTGCCCTACCTGTTCGCCACCTGCCGCTTCGCGCACTACCTGAAGTGCATCGTTCGCGACAAGATCGGCTCGTTCAAGGAAAAGGACGAAATGCAGCGTTGGCTGCAGGACTGGATCCTCAACTACGTCGACGGCGACCCGGCGCACTCCACCGAGACCACCAAGGCCCAGCACCCGCTGGCCGCGGCCGAGGTCGTGGTCGAGGACGTCGAAGGCAACCCGGGTTACTACAACTCGCGCTTCTACCTGCGTCCGCACTACCAGCTCGAAGGGCTGACCGTGTCGCTGCGCCTGGTATCGAAGCTGCCTTCGGCCAAAGGGGCGTAA
- a CDS encoding type VI secretion system amidase effector protein Tae4 yields MAKPSFINLWNAYPTDSSPCDGGWDNQCAIRMSIALNGEHTIKVNPGTYSEPRCAHGHARGAESLANWLWKHHLGAPLQLSGSASDRLKLSDKRGIIFFKDCFARAGQAFENRTGDHIDLWDRGRVTGYFADQAHRSKAVWFWELK; encoded by the coding sequence ATGGCCAAGCCTTCTTTCATCAACCTCTGGAATGCCTACCCAACCGATTCCTCGCCTTGCGACGGCGGCTGGGACAACCAGTGCGCCATTCGCATGAGCATCGCGCTCAATGGCGAACATACCATCAAGGTGAATCCCGGCACCTACAGCGAACCCCGCTGTGCCCATGGCCATGCCCGGGGCGCCGAGTCGCTGGCCAACTGGCTGTGGAAGCACCATCTCGGTGCCCCGCTGCAACTGAGTGGCAGCGCGAGCGACCGCCTCAAGCTCAGCGACAAGCGCGGCATCATCTTCTTCAAGGACTGCTTTGCCCGTGCCGGGCAGGCCTTCGAAAACCGTACCGGCGATCACATCGACCTGTGGGACAGAGGCCGGGTGACGGGCTATTTCGCCGACCAGGCCCATCGTTCCAAGGCCGTCTGGTTCTGGGAGCTGAAATGA
- the tssF gene encoding type VI secretion system baseplate subunit TssF produces MNPRLLELYNQELQHIRESAAEFAREYPKIAGRLTLSGIECADPYVERLLEGFAYLTARVQLKLDAEYPTFTHNLLEIAYPHYLAPTPSMTVVQLQADPDEGSLAAGFRLPRDSVLRANLGRNSQTPCEFRSTQDVTLWPLQVARAEYFGNPGAVLGRLAGSVPQARAGLRLTLRSGAELPFCSLPLSHLPLYLNGADETPFRLYEQLLGSACAVFVRQPGADWVERIPVEQALRPCGFDDREAALPVVPQAFQGYRLLQEYFALPQRFLFVDFAGLERAVQRCTGQSLEVLVLFERFEQSLESSVGASQFVPFCTPAINLFPRRVDRLHLTDRVHEHHVIADRTRPTDFEIHSLQRVTGHGTGPDQEFLPFYAVRDPSRYGRDQAYYIVRREPRVLSSDQRRNGTRSSYMGSETFISLVDGQQAPYRHDLRQLGISALCSNRDLPLFMNIGDGRSDFSLADSAPVAGVRCLAGPSRPKASHAHDNRAWRLISQLSLNYLSLAEHGQGAAALRELLRLYGDPQDSALNLQIDGLREVSSKPCTRRLPMPGPIVFGRGLEITLTFDENAFRGTGVFLLGAVFERFLTRYVSINSFTETVLRTSERGEIMRWAAKPGRRPTL; encoded by the coding sequence ATGAACCCACGCCTGCTCGAGCTGTACAACCAGGAACTGCAGCACATTCGCGAAAGTGCCGCGGAGTTCGCCAGGGAGTACCCAAAGATCGCCGGGCGCCTGACGCTGTCCGGGATCGAGTGTGCCGACCCGTACGTCGAGCGCCTGCTCGAAGGCTTCGCCTACCTTACCGCGCGGGTGCAGCTGAAGCTGGACGCCGAGTACCCGACCTTCACCCACAACCTGCTGGAAATCGCCTACCCGCACTACCTGGCGCCGACCCCGTCGATGACCGTGGTGCAACTGCAGGCCGACCCCGACGAGGGCTCGCTGGCCGCCGGTTTCCGCCTGCCGCGGGACAGCGTGCTGCGCGCCAACCTGGGACGCAACTCGCAAACCCCTTGCGAGTTCCGCAGTACCCAGGACGTTACCCTGTGGCCCTTGCAGGTGGCCCGCGCCGAGTACTTCGGCAACCCTGGCGCGGTGCTCGGGCGCCTGGCCGGCAGCGTACCACAGGCCCGTGCCGGCCTGCGCCTGACCCTGCGCAGTGGTGCCGAGCTGCCGTTCTGCAGCTTGCCGCTCAGCCATTTGCCGCTGTACCTCAACGGCGCCGACGAGACGCCGTTCCGCCTCTACGAGCAACTATTGGGCAGCGCCTGCGCAGTGTTCGTGCGCCAACCCGGCGCCGACTGGGTAGAACGCATTCCCGTCGAACAGGCGCTGCGCCCGTGTGGCTTCGACGACCGCGAAGCGGCGTTGCCGGTGGTGCCCCAGGCCTTCCAGGGCTACCGCCTGCTGCAGGAATATTTCGCCCTGCCGCAGCGCTTCCTGTTCGTCGATTTCGCCGGGCTGGAGCGGGCGGTGCAGCGCTGCACCGGGCAGAGCCTGGAAGTGCTGGTGTTGTTCGAGCGTTTCGAGCAGAGCCTGGAGAGCAGCGTCGGTGCGAGCCAGTTCGTGCCGTTCTGCACCCCGGCGATCAACCTGTTCCCACGCCGGGTCGACCGCCTGCACCTGACCGATCGGGTGCATGAACACCACGTGATCGCCGACCGTACCCGGCCCACCGATTTCGAGATCCATTCGCTGCAGCGGGTTACCGGCCACGGCACCGGCCCGGACCAGGAGTTCCTGCCCTTCTACGCCGTGCGCGACCCGTCGCGCTATGGCCGCGACCAGGCCTACTACATCGTGCGCCGCGAGCCGCGCGTATTGTCCAGCGACCAGCGCCGCAACGGCACGCGCTCGAGCTACATGGGTAGCGAGACGTTCATCAGCCTGGTCGACGGCCAGCAGGCGCCCTACCGCCACGACCTGCGCCAGCTAGGTATCAGCGCCCTGTGCAGCAACCGCGACCTGCCCCTGTTCATGAACATTGGCGACGGGCGCAGCGACTTCAGCCTGGCCGACAGCGCACCGGTCGCCGGTGTACGTTGCCTGGCTGGCCCCAGCCGGCCCAAGGCCAGCCACGCCCATGACAACCGTGCCTGGCGCCTGATCAGCCAGTTGTCGCTGAACTACCTGTCGCTGGCCGAGCACGGCCAGGGCGCCGCCGCCCTGCGCGAATTGCTGCGCCTGTATGGCGACCCGCAGGACAGCGCGCTGAACCTGCAGATCGACGGCCTGCGCGAAGTCAGCAGCAAACCCTGCACCCGACGCCTGCCGATGCCCGGGCCGATCGTGTTCGGGCGTGGCCTGGAGATCACCCTGACCTTCGACGAAAACGCCTTCCGCGGCACTGGCGTGTTCCTGCTCGGCGCGGTGTTCGAACGCTTCCTGACCCGCTACGTGTCGATCAACAGCTTCACCGAAACGGTACTGCGCACCAGTGAACGTGGCGAGATCATGCGCTGGGCGGCCAAACCGGGGCGCAGGCCGACCTTATGA
- a CDS encoding type VI secretion system tube protein Hcp encodes MAVDIFIKIGDIKGESHDKGHKDEIDVLNWSWGMSQSGNMHMGSGGGSGKVNIQDLSITKYIDKSTPNLMAHCSSGKHIDKVKLTVRKAGGESQVEYLIINLEEVIISSLSTGGSGSDDRLTENVTLNFAKVTVDYQPQKADGTKEGGPIKYGWNIRSNVKI; translated from the coding sequence ATGGCTGTAGATATTTTCATCAAGATCGGCGACATCAAGGGCGAGTCCCACGACAAGGGCCACAAGGACGAAATCGACGTACTCAACTGGAGCTGGGGCATGTCCCAGTCCGGCAACATGCACATGGGTAGCGGTGGCGGTTCGGGCAAGGTCAACATCCAGGACCTGTCGATCACCAAGTACATCGACAAATCGACCCCCAACCTGATGGCCCACTGCTCCAGCGGCAAGCACATCGACAAGGTCAAGCTGACCGTGCGCAAAGCCGGCGGCGAGAGCCAGGTCGAGTACCTGATCATCAACCTCGAAGAGGTCATCATCAGCTCGCTGAGCACCGGTGGCTCGGGCAGTGACGACCGTCTGACCGAGAACGTGACCCTGAACTTCGCCAAGGTCACCGTCGACTATCAGCCGCAGAAAGCCGACGGCACCAAGGAAGGCGGCCCGATCAAGTACGGCTGGAACATCCGTTCCAACGTCAAGATCTGA
- the tssE gene encoding type VI secretion system baseplate subunit TssE, which produces MVADIAARDRLQPSLLDRLTDDDPGNPQEAPDKRVLSLHQLKASVLRDLAWLLNTTSLLDSAATLGTPAGASVLNYGLPALAGNSASNIDLAALERIIHQAIATYEPRILAHTLKVRAQAAPGEMNANALSFEIEGDLWAQPAALPLLLQTEVDLESGHVRVAPAERRRRA; this is translated from the coding sequence GTGGTAGCCGATATTGCCGCGCGCGACCGTCTGCAGCCCTCGCTGCTGGACCGTCTGACCGACGATGACCCGGGCAACCCGCAGGAAGCCCCGGACAAGCGCGTGCTCAGCCTGCACCAGCTCAAGGCCTCGGTACTGCGCGACCTTGCCTGGTTGCTCAACACCACCTCGCTGCTGGACAGCGCCGCCACCCTGGGCACCCCGGCCGGTGCGTCGGTGCTCAACTACGGCCTGCCGGCCCTGGCCGGCAACAGCGCCTCGAACATCGACCTGGCCGCCCTGGAGCGCATCATCCACCAGGCCATCGCCACCTACGAGCCACGTATCCTCGCCCATACCCTCAAGGTGCGTGCCCAGGCCGCCCCCGGCGAGATGAATGCCAACGCCCTGAGTTTCGAGATCGAGGGCGACCTGTGGGCGCAGCCGGCGGCCTTGCCATTGCTGCTGCAGACCGAAGTGGACCTTGAGTCCGGCCACGTACGCGTGGCCCCGGCTGAACGCCGGAGGCGTGCATGA
- the tagH gene encoding type VI secretion system-associated FHA domain protein TagH has translation MALCLTITSYHKITPGQCPEMRLETGAITLGRSADNDWVLPDPERLVSARHCVIQFKDGRYYLTDDSTNGVELVRAGIRLRRGNSEPLLDGEVIRIGEYEIQARIDASLPGTHDSEPQAHSFEALMANQVAAPVVPAPSISGAPAAFLQGASNHDTLPDLFDFLGRASVPPASQPDHVPAQQHDFRPPTPVIPAAPAAAAAAPGMIPEDWDLLGSTPAQAPAVVPVPAPAPTLPPLPTAPPVPAAPAVPAQPAASAAAASSDALLQAFLRGAGIEHLRIDAADAAAQMEAIGRSYRLMVEGLIDVLRARSSLKGEFRMQQTTIAPVQNNPLKFAPNADEALLLLLRHGNQAFLAPDQAVRESFDDLRAHQLAVMAGVQAAIKHLLGCFQPARLEQRLAPAAGLAKLFGGSRQAHCWQQFTELYGQISREAEDDFQELFGREFARAYEAHSSRLQRS, from the coding sequence ATGGCACTTTGCCTAACTATCACCAGTTACCACAAGATTACCCCGGGGCAATGCCCGGAAATGCGGCTGGAAACCGGTGCCATCACGCTTGGCCGTTCGGCGGACAACGACTGGGTACTTCCCGACCCGGAGCGGTTGGTATCGGCCAGGCATTGTGTGATCCAGTTCAAGGATGGGCGATATTATTTAACCGATGACAGTACCAACGGTGTGGAATTAGTTCGCGCCGGTATTCGCTTGCGTCGCGGTAACAGTGAACCGCTGCTGGATGGCGAAGTGATCCGCATCGGTGAATACGAGATTCAGGCGCGCATCGACGCGAGTTTGCCGGGCACCCACGACAGCGAGCCCCAGGCGCACAGTTTCGAAGCGCTCATGGCCAACCAGGTAGCGGCCCCGGTCGTCCCCGCCCCGTCGATTTCCGGTGCGCCGGCAGCATTCCTGCAAGGCGCGTCGAACCACGACACGCTGCCTGACCTGTTTGACTTCCTCGGCCGTGCGAGCGTGCCGCCAGCCAGCCAGCCCGACCATGTACCGGCCCAGCAGCACGACTTCCGCCCGCCAACCCCGGTGATCCCGGCTGCGCCGGCCGCCGCTGCGGCAGCGCCGGGGATGATCCCGGAAGACTGGGACCTGCTCGGCTCGACCCCGGCACAGGCGCCAGCCGTGGTGCCTGTGCCAGCACCAGCACCGACCTTGCCACCGCTACCGACAGCGCCGCCGGTGCCAGCCGCACCGGCAGTTCCTGCACAACCGGCGGCGAGCGCAGCGGCCGCGAGCAGCGACGCGTTGCTGCAGGCATTCCTGCGTGGCGCCGGTATCGAGCACCTGCGCATCGACGCCGCCGATGCCGCCGCACAAATGGAGGCCATCGGCCGCAGCTACCGCTTGATGGTCGAGGGCCTGATCGACGTGTTGCGTGCGCGCAGCAGCCTGAAGGGCGAGTTCCGCATGCAGCAGACCACCATTGCCCCTGTGCAGAACAACCCATTGAAGTTCGCCCCCAATGCCGACGAGGCCTTGCTGCTGTTGCTGCGTCACGGCAACCAGGCATTCCTGGCGCCGGACCAGGCCGTGCGCGAGAGCTTCGATGACCTGCGCGCCCACCAATTGGCAGTGATGGCCGGTGTGCAGGCGGCGATCAAGCACCTGCTCGGCTGTTTCCAGCCGGCGCGCCTGGAGCAGCGCCTGGCACCTGCAGCCGGGCTGGCCAAGCTGTTCGGCGGCTCGCGCCAGGCGCACTGCTGGCAGCAGTTCACCGAGCTTTACGGGCAAATCTCCCGCGAAGCCGAAGATGATTTCCAGGAGCTGTTCGGCCGCGAATTCGCCCGCGCCTACGAGGCCCACAGCAGCCGTTTGCAACGTAGCTGA
- the tssK gene encoding type VI secretion system baseplate subunit TssK, protein MSWNNRVVWSEGMFITTQHFQQHDRYLEHLVDTRSRPLHVAAWGFSELLLDQGLLAQGKVAILSARGLLPDGTPFDIPRDDLPPAALEVPDDLRDGVLYLGLPLKRAGARDTVDEGEAVAGARYISRVSEVRDDNAPFENRAPLALGSRALRLLRSEDGLSDYAALGMLRIREKRADRALVLDDSYIPPVLDVAASQQLSGFCGELLGLLHQRGEALAGRVVASANGGASEIADFMLLQLVNRAQPLVEHLNQLSPLHPERLYSELVALAGEFATFTRDGRRPHSFPVYQHDDLAATFAPVMAALREALSTLIDSKAVAIPIVEKAYGIHVGMLADRSLLDSASFILVVRADVPSETLRSRFGQQSKIGSVEHIRDLVNLQLPGIGLLPLPVAPRQIPFHAGSTYFELDRGSEHWKQLQHSGGFAFYVAGEFPGLSLAFWAIRG, encoded by the coding sequence ATGTCCTGGAACAATCGCGTGGTCTGGTCGGAAGGCATGTTCATCACGACCCAGCACTTCCAACAACATGATCGCTACCTCGAACACTTGGTCGATACCCGCAGCCGCCCGTTGCACGTAGCTGCCTGGGGCTTCTCCGAGCTGCTGCTCGACCAGGGCCTGCTGGCCCAGGGCAAGGTGGCGATTCTCAGTGCGCGTGGCCTGCTGCCTGACGGCACGCCGTTCGACATCCCCCGCGACGACCTGCCGCCGGCAGCACTGGAAGTGCCCGACGACCTGCGCGATGGCGTGCTCTACCTGGGGCTGCCGCTCAAGCGGGCCGGTGCCCGCGACACCGTCGACGAAGGCGAGGCCGTGGCTGGCGCCCGCTACATCAGCCGGGTCAGCGAAGTGCGTGACGACAACGCGCCATTCGAGAACCGTGCCCCGCTGGCCCTCGGCAGCCGAGCCCTGCGCCTGCTGCGCAGCGAGGACGGCCTGAGCGACTACGCCGCCCTCGGCATGCTGCGCATCCGCGAGAAACGCGCCGACCGTGCGCTGGTGCTGGATGACAGCTACATCCCGCCGGTACTCGACGTGGCGGCCAGCCAGCAGTTGTCCGGGTTCTGCGGTGAGTTGCTGGGCCTGTTGCACCAGCGTGGCGAAGCACTGGCTGGCAGGGTGGTCGCTTCGGCCAATGGCGGCGCTTCGGAAATTGCCGATTTCATGCTGCTGCAACTGGTCAACCGCGCCCAGCCGCTGGTCGAACACCTCAACCAGCTGAGCCCGCTGCACCCCGAGCGGCTGTACAGCGAGCTGGTAGCTCTGGCCGGCGAGTTCGCCACCTTCACCCGCGATGGCCGGCGCCCGCACAGCTTCCCGGTCTATCAGCACGACGACCTGGCGGCGACCTTCGCGCCGGTGATGGCTGCCTTGCGCGAAGCCTTGTCGACACTGATCGACAGCAAGGCGGTGGCCATTCCCATTGTCGAGAAGGCCTACGGCATCCACGTCGGCATGCTCGCCGACCGCAGCCTGCTCGACAGCGCCAGCTTCATCCTGGTGGTGCGCGCCGACGTTCCCAGCGAGACCCTGCGCAGCCGCTTCGGCCAACAGAGCAAGATCGGTTCGGTGGAGCACATCCGCGACCTGGTCAACCTGCAGCTGCCGGGCATCGGCCTGCTGCCGTTGCCGGTGGCGCCACGGCAGATTCCGTTCCATGCCGGTTCAACCTACTTCGAGCTTGACCGGGGCAGCGAGCACTGGAAGCAGTTGCAGCATTCGGGTGGCTTTGCCTTCTACGTCGCCGGTGAGTTCCCCGGCCTGAGCCTGGCCTTCTGGGCCATTCGAGGATAA